A genomic stretch from Kribbella amoyensis includes:
- a CDS encoding LacI family DNA-binding transcriptional regulator, producing the protein MTRRLAEVAKKVGVSEATVSRVLNGKPGVSEATREAVLTALDVLGYERPTQLRGDRARLVGLVLPELQNPIFPAFAEVVGGALAQQGFTSLLCTRTVGGVSEADYVDLLLQQQVSGVVFAGGFYAQADAPHAHYELIQERKLPTVLVNAAVDHLGFPQVSSDDFVAAEMAIGHLRALGHQRIGLVLGPRDHIPSRRKLDAFRAAPEADSDLVEHTMFSLEGGHAAASRLVKQGVTGIVCASDILALGAIRAVRRAGLSVPGDVSVIGYDDSAMMNCTDPPLTTVRQPIDAMGRAAVDLLVALIERAAVPADELLFEPELVVRASTARRKD; encoded by the coding sequence ATGACTCGTCGACTTGCAGAGGTGGCCAAGAAGGTCGGGGTCAGTGAGGCCACCGTCAGCCGGGTACTGAACGGCAAGCCCGGGGTCTCCGAGGCGACCCGGGAAGCGGTGCTCACCGCGCTCGACGTGCTCGGGTACGAGCGGCCGACCCAGCTGCGCGGCGACCGGGCCCGGCTGGTCGGCCTGGTGTTGCCGGAATTGCAGAATCCGATCTTCCCCGCCTTCGCCGAGGTCGTCGGTGGCGCGCTGGCGCAGCAAGGTTTCACGTCCTTGCTCTGCACCCGGACGGTCGGTGGTGTCTCCGAGGCGGACTACGTCGACCTGCTCCTGCAGCAGCAGGTCTCCGGGGTCGTCTTCGCCGGCGGGTTCTACGCACAGGCCGACGCGCCGCACGCCCACTACGAGCTGATCCAGGAGCGCAAACTGCCGACCGTCCTGGTCAACGCGGCAGTCGACCACCTCGGTTTCCCGCAGGTCTCGTCGGACGACTTCGTCGCGGCGGAGATGGCGATCGGCCACCTGCGCGCCCTCGGCCACCAGCGGATCGGCCTGGTCCTCGGGCCGCGCGACCACATCCCGTCCCGGCGCAAGCTGGACGCGTTCCGGGCCGCTCCGGAGGCGGACTCCGACCTGGTCGAGCACACCATGTTCTCGCTCGAGGGCGGGCACGCGGCGGCCAGCCGACTGGTCAAGCAGGGCGTCACCGGGATCGTCTGCGCGAGCGACATCCTCGCCCTCGGCGCGATCCGCGCGGTCCGCCGGGCCGGGCTGTCGGTGCCTGGTGACGTGTCGGTGATCGGCTACGACGACTCCGCGATGATGAACTGCACCGACCCGCCGCTGACCACGGTCCGGCAGCCGATCGACGCGATGGGCCGGGCCGCCGTCGACCTGCTGGTCGCGCTGATCGAGCGCGCCGCGGTCCCCGCCGACGAGCTGCTGTTCGAGCCCGAGCTCGTCGTCCGCGCGTCCACCGCGCGCCGCAAGGACTGA
- a CDS encoding SigE family RNA polymerase sigma factor has translation MAEDEGPPDFDAWVSARGAALLRFAYLITRDHSRAEEAVQDALVAAYPRWSRIAQDPDAYVRRCIVNANISRWRRFFRRETLVDDPAVLGATDPDHADVHAEADAVWQLCAALPTRQRAAVVLRYYEGLPDNDIAEILGCTAATVRSQIHRALASLRTTLQEVEQP, from the coding sequence ATGGCAGAGGATGAGGGGCCGCCGGACTTCGACGCGTGGGTGTCCGCACGCGGGGCGGCGTTGCTGCGGTTCGCGTACCTGATCACGCGCGACCACTCGCGCGCCGAAGAGGCGGTCCAGGACGCGCTGGTCGCGGCGTACCCACGGTGGTCGCGGATCGCGCAGGACCCCGACGCATACGTCCGGCGGTGCATCGTCAACGCGAACATCTCCCGCTGGCGGCGGTTCTTCCGGCGGGAGACCCTCGTCGACGATCCGGCCGTGCTCGGCGCCACGGATCCGGACCACGCCGACGTGCACGCCGAGGCGGATGCCGTCTGGCAACTCTGCGCTGCCCTACCCACCCGGCAACGCGCGGCCGTCGTCCTGCGGTACTACGAAGGCCTGCCGGACAACGACATCGCCGAGATCCTCGGCTGTACCGCGGCCACCGTCCGCTCACAGATCCACCGCGCGCTCGCCTCGCTGCGCACGACGCTCCAGGAGGTGGAGCAACCGTGA
- a CDS encoding S1 family peptidase encodes MRIRPLVALLATAGLATTTALLSTQASAAPGPAAVASASTITSTLAKEASIPGTAWMTDEKTGRIIVSYDDTVTGGKFEALNAVTKRFGGQVTLEKLPGVLSKRISGGQAIYGGGYRCSLGFNVRSGSTYYFLTAGHCTNLSSTWYSNSSQSTVLGTRYGTSFPGNDYGIVRYSSSFTNHPGNVYLYNGSYQDITSAGNAYVGQAVKRSGSTTGLRSGSVTGLNATVNYAEGTVTGLIRTNVCAEGGDSGGALFAGSVALGLTSGGSGNCSSGGTTFFQPVTEVLSRYGVSVY; translated from the coding sequence ATGAGAATCCGTCCCCTCGTGGCCCTGCTGGCTACCGCCGGCCTGGCCACGACCACCGCCCTGCTCTCGACCCAGGCCAGTGCGGCCCCGGGTCCCGCGGCCGTCGCCTCGGCGAGCACGATCACCTCCACGCTGGCCAAGGAGGCGTCGATCCCGGGTACCGCCTGGATGACCGACGAGAAGACCGGCCGGATCATCGTCTCGTACGACGACACGGTGACCGGCGGGAAGTTCGAGGCGCTGAACGCGGTGACCAAGCGGTTCGGCGGCCAGGTCACCCTGGAGAAGCTGCCCGGCGTGCTGAGCAAGCGGATCAGCGGCGGCCAGGCCATCTACGGTGGCGGGTACCGCTGCTCGCTCGGCTTCAACGTCCGCAGCGGCAGCACGTACTACTTCCTGACCGCCGGGCACTGCACCAACCTGTCCAGCACCTGGTACTCGAACTCGTCCCAATCCACCGTGCTCGGCACCCGGTACGGCACCAGCTTCCCGGGCAACGACTACGGCATCGTCCGGTACAGCTCGTCGTTCACGAACCACCCGGGCAACGTGTACCTCTACAACGGCTCGTACCAGGACATCACCTCCGCCGGGAACGCGTACGTCGGCCAGGCCGTCAAGCGCAGCGGTAGCACCACCGGTCTCCGCAGCGGTTCGGTCACCGGCCTGAACGCGACGGTGAACTACGCCGAGGGCACCGTCACCGGCCTGATCCGTACCAACGTCTGCGCCGAAGGCGGCGACTCCGGCGGCGCCCTCTTCGCCGGCAGCGTGGCCCTCGGCCTCACCTCCGGCGGCTCGGGCAACTGCTCCAGCGGCGGCACGACGTTCTTCCAGCCGGTCACCGAGGTTCTGTCCCGCTACGGCGTGAGCGTGTACTGA
- a CDS encoding S1 family peptidase: MKITPVRRAAAVLAAAGLAATSLLATQASATPAEGPDRFATAKAITSTLAEDATIPGTSWVTGPDGQVTVSYDDTVTGAKYDRLSAVTKRLGGQVTVQKIPGKLSKKLSGGDAIYGGGYRCSLGFNVTDGSSYFFLTAGHCGNVAAEWFADSGEGTSVGSVEDSSFPGNDYALVKYPAGTAEPPGNVNLYNGSFQEITTAGEASVGQEVQRSGSTTGLHDGTVTGVNATVNYAEGTVTGLIQTNVCAEGGDSGGALFAGEQALGLTSGGSGNCSTGGTTFFQPVTEALTTYNVDVY; the protein is encoded by the coding sequence ATGAAGATCACCCCTGTCCGCCGTGCCGCGGCCGTACTCGCAGCAGCCGGACTCGCCGCAACCTCTCTGCTCGCCACCCAAGCCTCGGCCACCCCGGCCGAGGGACCCGACCGCTTCGCCACCGCGAAGGCGATCACCAGCACCTTGGCCGAAGACGCCACGATCCCCGGGACCAGCTGGGTCACCGGACCCGACGGCCAGGTCACCGTCTCGTACGACGACACGGTGACCGGCGCGAAGTACGACCGGCTGTCCGCCGTGACGAAGCGGCTCGGCGGTCAGGTCACGGTCCAGAAGATCCCGGGCAAGCTCAGCAAGAAGCTCAGCGGCGGCGACGCCATCTACGGCGGCGGCTACCGCTGCTCGCTCGGCTTCAACGTCACCGACGGCAGCTCGTACTTCTTCCTGACCGCGGGCCACTGCGGGAACGTGGCGGCCGAGTGGTTCGCCGACTCCGGCGAAGGTACGTCGGTCGGCTCGGTGGAGGACTCGAGCTTCCCCGGCAACGACTACGCCCTGGTGAAGTACCCGGCCGGTACCGCCGAGCCGCCCGGCAACGTGAACCTCTACAACGGCTCGTTCCAGGAGATCACCACGGCCGGTGAAGCCAGCGTGGGCCAGGAAGTCCAGCGCAGCGGCAGCACCACCGGCCTGCACGACGGCACCGTCACCGGCGTCAACGCCACCGTCAACTACGCCGAAGGAACCGTCACCGGCCTGATCCAGACCAACGTCTGCGCCGAAGGCGGCGACTCCGGCGGCGCCCTCTTCGCCGGCGAACAAGCCCTCGGCCTCACCTCCGGCGGCAGCGGCAACTGCAGCACAGGGGGAACCACCTTCTTCCAGCCCGTCACCGAAGCCCTGACCACCTACAACGTCGACGTCTACTGA
- a CDS encoding alkaline phosphatase D family protein, producing MQLKLGPLLRYVDETRATVWVETTGPGEVEILGHRAATWSVHGHHYALVQIDGLQPATSTPYEVHLDGEKAWPPEDSEYGPSVIRTPRADGSFRLTFGSCRRSAPFDEQGFADFGPDALVALAERMAAQSEQSPDALLLLGDQVYADDPSDAVLAQLRAAHGGRQGSEVADEIGNFEEYTWLYDDSWTHPAVRWLFSTVPLCMLLDDHDLRDDWNTSLTWRRWVTAQPWWRDRVVGAYASYWVYQHLGNLSPEQLAEDPTYKAMLTLTDDDERTAYLDAFAWEADEDPASTRWSFYRDFGARSRGVRLVAVDSRCSRHLQPDERAMVDAHEWEWVRRHTVEATEPIHHLLLASTLPFLLTPGLHHLEGWDEAISSGAWGKRGARVGERIRQGMDLEHWASFRKSFDDVTDLMADLVRGEDPPTSILMLSGDVHCSYLAEARLTDVEHPGTAIRQLTMSPFRNPIPRHIQLANKLLGTRGMTYLLHKLARSAGVTDVAADWRTAYGPWFDNGVMTVTISGDAWEIEVDHAQVSEGRQRLERTLIYGG from the coding sequence ATGCAACTGAAGCTGGGCCCGCTGCTGCGGTACGTCGACGAGACCCGGGCGACCGTGTGGGTGGAGACCACGGGGCCGGGTGAGGTCGAGATCCTCGGTCACCGGGCGGCCACGTGGTCCGTGCACGGCCATCACTACGCGCTGGTCCAGATCGACGGACTCCAGCCCGCCACCAGTACGCCGTACGAGGTGCACCTGGACGGCGAGAAGGCGTGGCCGCCCGAGGACTCGGAGTACGGGCCGAGCGTGATCCGGACGCCACGGGCGGACGGGTCGTTCCGGCTGACGTTCGGGTCGTGCCGGCGGTCCGCGCCGTTCGACGAGCAGGGGTTCGCGGACTTCGGCCCGGACGCGCTGGTCGCCTTGGCCGAGCGGATGGCGGCGCAGTCGGAGCAGAGCCCGGACGCGCTGCTGCTGCTCGGGGACCAGGTGTACGCCGACGACCCGTCCGACGCGGTCCTGGCCCAGCTCCGCGCGGCACACGGTGGCCGGCAAGGGTCCGAGGTGGCCGACGAGATCGGGAACTTCGAGGAGTACACCTGGCTCTACGACGACTCCTGGACCCATCCGGCGGTGCGCTGGCTGTTCTCCACGGTCCCGCTGTGCATGTTGCTCGACGACCACGACCTGCGGGACGACTGGAACACCTCGCTGACCTGGCGTCGCTGGGTGACCGCGCAACCGTGGTGGCGGGACCGGGTGGTCGGCGCGTACGCGTCGTACTGGGTCTACCAGCACCTCGGGAACCTCTCCCCCGAACAGCTCGCCGAGGACCCGACGTACAAGGCGATGCTGACGCTGACCGACGACGACGAGCGGACGGCGTACCTGGACGCGTTCGCGTGGGAGGCGGACGAGGACCCGGCGTCGACCCGGTGGAGCTTCTACCGGGACTTCGGGGCGCGGTCGCGCGGAGTACGGCTGGTGGCGGTGGACTCCCGGTGTTCGCGGCACCTGCAACCGGACGAGCGGGCGATGGTCGACGCGCACGAGTGGGAGTGGGTCCGCCGGCACACGGTCGAGGCGACGGAGCCGATCCACCACCTGCTGCTCGCGTCCACGTTGCCGTTCCTGCTCACGCCCGGACTGCACCACCTGGAGGGCTGGGACGAGGCGATCTCGTCCGGCGCCTGGGGCAAGCGCGGTGCGCGGGTCGGTGAGCGGATCCGGCAGGGGATGGACCTGGAGCACTGGGCGTCGTTCCGGAAGTCGTTCGACGACGTCACGGACCTGATGGCCGACCTGGTCCGCGGCGAGGATCCGCCGACGTCGATCCTGATGCTGTCCGGCGACGTGCACTGCAGCTATCTGGCCGAGGCGCGGCTGACCGACGTCGAGCACCCGGGGACCGCGATCCGCCAGTTGACGATGTCCCCGTTCCGGAATCCGATCCCCCGGCACATCCAGCTCGCGAACAAGCTGCTCGGGACCCGCGGAATGACCTATCTGCTGCACAAACTGGCCCGGTCCGCCGGGGTGACCGACGTGGCCGCGGACTGGCGCACGGCGTACGGGCCGTGGTTCGACAACGGGGTGATGACCGTGACGATCTCAGGCGACGCCTGGGAGATCGAGGTGGACCACGCGCAGGTGTCCGAGGGGCGGCAACGGCTGGAGCGGACGCTCATCTACGGGGGATAA
- a CDS encoding type II toxin-antitoxin system Phd/YefM family antitoxin — MVTIGLRELNQNPSKAVARVRAGETIVVTDRGRPVLRLVPERDQPETLRRMLDSGEVSPPVEFGMPDLELDLAPGVESLSDVLLAERDAERRR, encoded by the coding sequence ATGGTGACCATCGGACTGCGCGAGTTGAACCAGAACCCGTCGAAGGCGGTGGCGCGCGTGCGGGCCGGGGAAACGATCGTGGTCACCGACCGCGGCCGGCCGGTTCTCCGTCTCGTACCGGAGCGGGATCAGCCCGAGACCTTGCGGCGGATGCTCGACTCGGGCGAGGTCTCGCCGCCGGTGGAGTTCGGGATGCCGGACCTCGAGCTGGACCTCGCCCCCGGTGTCGAGAGCCTCTCCGACGTCCTGCTCGCCGAGCGGGACGCGGAGCGTCGCCGGTGA
- a CDS encoding acyl-CoA dehydrogenase family protein: MPVDRLLPTEESTDLLALVRDLCEHELTPYAAQAEESETFPRAAFRTLGKAGLLGLPYPEEYGGADQPYEVYLQMLEEIAAAWMSVGVGLSVHTMTSYGLATFGTDKQKERMLPHMIGGELLGAYALSEPQAGSDISGMTTKAVRDGDEYVLTGTKAWITHGSHADFYTTFARTSADPKRGISAFHVPAPAEGLSFGAPERKMGLTGSTTTLVNFDQVRVGADHLIGAEGDGMRIALSALDSGRLGIAACATGLAQAALDVAAGYALERQQFGRAIADFQGLQFLLADMDAAVESARATYLQAARRRDLGLPFTRQAAVAKLVCTDAAMKVTTDAVQVLGGYGYTRDFPAERFMREAKVTQIFEGTNQIQRLVISRDLLRAAGA, from the coding sequence ATGCCCGTCGACCGTTTGCTGCCGACCGAGGAATCCACCGATCTGCTGGCCCTGGTCCGCGATCTGTGCGAGCACGAGCTGACGCCGTACGCGGCGCAGGCGGAGGAGTCGGAGACGTTCCCGCGCGCCGCGTTCCGGACGCTGGGCAAGGCCGGACTGCTCGGCCTGCCGTACCCGGAGGAGTACGGCGGCGCGGACCAGCCGTACGAGGTCTACCTGCAGATGCTCGAGGAGATCGCCGCCGCCTGGATGTCGGTCGGCGTCGGGCTCTCGGTGCACACGATGACGAGCTACGGGCTCGCCACGTTCGGTACCGACAAGCAGAAGGAGCGGATGCTGCCGCACATGATCGGCGGCGAGCTGCTCGGGGCGTACGCGCTGTCCGAGCCGCAGGCCGGATCCGACATCAGCGGCATGACGACGAAGGCGGTCCGCGACGGCGACGAGTACGTGCTGACCGGGACCAAGGCGTGGATCACGCACGGGTCGCACGCCGACTTCTACACCACGTTCGCCCGGACGTCGGCCGACCCGAAGCGCGGGATCTCGGCTTTCCACGTCCCGGCGCCGGCCGAGGGGCTGAGCTTCGGCGCGCCGGAGCGGAAGATGGGGCTGACCGGGTCCACGACCACGCTGGTGAACTTCGACCAGGTCCGGGTCGGCGCCGACCACCTGATCGGCGCCGAGGGCGACGGGATGCGGATCGCGCTGTCCGCGCTCGACTCGGGCCGGTTGGGCATCGCGGCCTGCGCGACCGGGCTGGCCCAGGCCGCGCTCGACGTCGCCGCGGGGTACGCGCTCGAGCGGCAGCAGTTCGGCCGGGCGATCGCGGACTTCCAGGGGCTGCAGTTCCTGCTCGCCGACATGGACGCGGCGGTCGAGTCCGCGCGGGCGACGTACCTGCAGGCCGCCCGGCGGCGCGATCTGGGGCTGCCGTTCACCCGGCAGGCGGCGGTCGCGAAGCTGGTCTGTACCGACGCCGCGATGAAGGTGACCACCGACGCGGTGCAGGTGCTCGGCGGTTACGGTTACACCCGCGACTTCCCGGCCGAGCGGTTCATGCGCGAGGCCAAGGTGACGCAGATCTTCGAAGGCACCAACCAGATCCAGCGGCTCGTCATCAGCCGCGACCTGCTGCGCGCCGCCGGCGCCTGA
- a CDS encoding DUF4032 domain-containing protein has protein sequence MPRFVATRPDTGLLSLPWDVPLEDWPEDQLVALPRGISRHVVRFVRVNGSVYAIKEVLEHLAMHEYRLLRDLERLDSPSVEPVGVITDRFDKSGEPIDSILVTRHLQFSLPYRALFSSTLRPDTVNRLIDALVALLVRLHLLGFFWGDCSLSNTLFRRDAGAFAAYLVDAETGELHQDISDGQRAHDLYTAEINLFGEFLDLQEGGLLDPSIDPQETVQSINDRYEALWAELTAPEEFATDEMHRLDSRIRRLNDLGFDVAEIDIITDWDGSQVRIQPKVVDAGHHSRRLLRLTGLDVEENQARRLLNDLDAFAAATDQQNEDEEIVAHEWLTDIFEPVVRTVPRDLKRKLEPAEVYHEVLEHRWFLSEQAGHEVPIMEATRSYVDNVLSAKPDEKLALPTAPVGEAD, from the coding sequence GTGCCTCGTTTCGTCGCCACCCGCCCCGACACCGGTCTGCTGTCCCTGCCCTGGGACGTTCCCCTCGAGGACTGGCCGGAGGACCAGCTCGTCGCGCTGCCCCGCGGTATCTCGCGGCACGTGGTCCGGTTCGTCCGGGTCAACGGCAGCGTCTACGCGATCAAGGAGGTGCTGGAGCACCTCGCGATGCACGAGTACCGGCTGCTGCGCGACCTGGAGCGGCTCGACTCGCCGTCGGTCGAGCCGGTGGGCGTGATCACCGACCGGTTCGACAAGTCCGGTGAGCCGATCGACTCGATCCTGGTCACCCGGCATCTGCAGTTCTCGCTGCCGTACCGCGCGTTGTTCTCCAGCACGCTGCGGCCGGACACGGTGAACCGGCTGATCGACGCGCTCGTCGCGCTGCTCGTCCGGCTCCACCTGCTCGGCTTCTTCTGGGGCGACTGCTCGCTGTCGAACACGCTGTTCCGGCGTGACGCGGGCGCGTTCGCGGCGTACCTCGTGGACGCCGAGACCGGTGAGCTGCACCAGGACATCTCCGACGGACAACGGGCCCACGACCTGTACACCGCGGAGATCAACCTGTTCGGCGAGTTCCTCGACCTGCAGGAAGGCGGGCTGCTCGACCCTTCCATCGACCCGCAGGAGACGGTCCAGTCGATCAACGACCGGTACGAGGCGCTCTGGGCGGAGCTGACCGCGCCGGAGGAGTTCGCCACCGACGAGATGCACCGGCTGGACTCGCGGATCCGGCGGCTCAACGACCTCGGCTTCGACGTCGCCGAGATCGACATCATCACCGACTGGGACGGCAGCCAGGTCCGGATCCAGCCCAAGGTCGTCGACGCCGGCCACCACAGCCGCCGGCTGCTCCGCCTCACCGGCCTCGACGTCGAGGAGAACCAGGCCCGCCGGCTGCTCAACGACCTGGACGCCTTCGCCGCCGCGACCGACCAGCAGAACGAGGACGAGGAGATCGTCGCCCACGAGTGGCTGACCGACATCTTCGAGCCGGTCGTCCGTACCGTCCCGCGCGACCTGAAGCGCAAACTGGAACCGGCCGAGGTCTACCACGAGGTCCTCGAACACCGCTGGTTCCTCTCCGAACAAGCCGGCCACGAAGTCCCCATCATGGAAGCCACCCGCTCCTACGTCGACAACGTCCTCAGCGCCAAACCCGACGAAAAACTGGCCCTCCCCACCGCCCCGGTAGGCGAGGCCGACTAG
- a CDS encoding TetR/AcrR family transcriptional regulator produces the protein MTTVVPGRRTRRQSELLDRLLSLFLTQGFSRFTLDDLAAELRCSKTTLYALAPSKEQLAVEVVKHYFKNATAEVEAAVARQTRHDRRIAAYLNAVADALRPASRTFLDDVATFPPARSVYERNTRIAADRVRTLIEEGIAGKTFRQVDIGFAAEMIAHTMQAIQRGDIARRTGLNDAEAYRELASFVLHSLRKD, from the coding sequence ATGACAACAGTCGTTCCGGGGCGACGTACCCGCAGGCAGTCCGAGCTGCTCGACCGGCTCCTCTCCCTGTTCCTCACCCAGGGCTTCAGCCGGTTCACCCTGGACGACCTGGCCGCCGAGTTGCGCTGCAGCAAGACGACCCTCTACGCGCTCGCGCCGAGCAAGGAGCAGCTCGCCGTCGAGGTGGTGAAGCACTACTTCAAGAATGCCACCGCCGAGGTGGAGGCCGCAGTGGCCCGGCAGACCCGGCACGACCGCCGGATCGCGGCCTACCTGAACGCCGTCGCGGACGCGCTGCGGCCGGCCAGCCGGACGTTCCTGGACGACGTCGCGACGTTCCCGCCGGCCCGGTCGGTGTACGAGCGGAACACCCGGATCGCGGCCGACCGGGTCCGGACACTGATCGAGGAGGGCATCGCCGGCAAGACGTTCCGGCAGGTCGACATCGGGTTCGCGGCCGAGATGATCGCGCACACCATGCAGGCGATCCAGCGCGGCGACATCGCCCGCCGGACCGGGCTCAACGACGCCGAGGCGTACCGCGAGCTGGCCTCCTTCGTGCTGCACTCGCTCCGCAAGGACTGA
- the rlmB gene encoding 23S rRNA (guanosine(2251)-2'-O)-methyltransferase RlmB: MPGSSQRKGAIRKKPRGNPTAGSGGRVRRGLEGKGPTPKAEDRVKHPAYKRAKAKAKAKERTTSRRPARKDTEGSVEWVYGRNPVVEALRAGVPVSALYVAEGTERDARLREALLLSAELGVSLLEVPRQELDRLTSNGSHQGLAVQIPPYEYAHPDDLLTRAYDAGEQPLIVALDGVTDPRNLGAITRSAAAFGAHGVLVPERRTASMSASAWKTSAGAAARIPVARATNLNRALKSYKEAGLLVVGLDMDGAVELPALESAADPLVLVVGSEGKGLARLVRENCDLIVSIPMTSATESLNAGIATGVTLYEISRRRAG; the protein is encoded by the coding sequence ATGCCAGGCAGCAGTCAGCGCAAGGGCGCGATCCGCAAGAAGCCCCGCGGCAACCCGACCGCCGGATCCGGTGGCCGGGTCCGCCGCGGGCTGGAGGGCAAGGGCCCGACCCCCAAGGCGGAGGACCGGGTCAAGCACCCGGCGTACAAGCGCGCCAAGGCGAAGGCCAAGGCCAAGGAACGCACCACCAGCCGGCGCCCCGCCCGCAAGGACACCGAAGGCTCCGTCGAGTGGGTCTACGGCCGCAACCCGGTCGTCGAGGCACTCCGCGCCGGCGTCCCGGTCAGCGCCCTCTACGTTGCCGAGGGCACCGAACGTGACGCCCGCCTGCGGGAGGCGCTGCTGCTCTCGGCCGAGCTGGGCGTCTCCCTGCTCGAGGTGCCGCGGCAGGAGCTCGACCGGCTGACCAGCAACGGCTCCCACCAGGGCCTCGCCGTGCAGATCCCGCCGTACGAGTACGCCCACCCCGACGACCTGCTCACCCGGGCGTACGACGCGGGCGAGCAGCCGTTGATCGTCGCCCTCGACGGCGTCACCGACCCGCGCAACCTCGGCGCGATCACCCGCTCCGCGGCCGCGTTCGGCGCCCACGGTGTCCTGGTCCCCGAGCGCCGGACCGCGTCCATGTCGGCCTCGGCGTGGAAGACCTCGGCCGGCGCCGCGGCCCGGATCCCGGTCGCCCGCGCCACCAACCTCAACCGCGCCCTCAAGTCCTACAAGGAAGCCGGCCTCCTGGTCGTCGGCCTGGACATGGACGGCGCCGTCGAACTCCCCGCCCTCGAATCCGCCGCCGACCCCCTGGTCCTGGTCGTCGGCTCCGAAGGCAAGGGCCTGGCCCGCCTGGTCCGCGAGAACTGCGACCTCATCGTCTCCATCCCGATGACCTCCGCCACCGAATCCCTCAACGCCGGCATAGCCACCGGCGTAACCCTCTACGAAATCTCCCGCCGCCGAGCCGGCTGA
- a CDS encoding 3-hydroxyacyl-CoA dehydrogenase, with the protein MKFGPTDVALVTGGGSGLGEATVRRLAADGLGVVICDLPSSAGKTIAEELGERVVFVPTDVTDEAAVTTALDAAASLGDLRVVVTCAGIATPGRVVGRKGPLPLATFRQVIEVNLIGTFNVLRLAAERMIALPPTEDGDRGVVVMTASIAAYDGQIGQAAYAASKGGVVGLTLTAARDLADKGIRVLTIAPGTMETPMLAGLPEETRTVLEQQVPHPSRLGRPSEYAALVRHILDNQLLNGEVIRLDGALRMPPR; encoded by the coding sequence ATGAAGTTTGGCCCGACCGACGTCGCCCTCGTCACCGGAGGCGGTTCCGGACTCGGCGAGGCGACCGTGCGCCGGCTCGCCGCCGACGGGCTCGGCGTGGTGATCTGCGACCTGCCGTCGTCGGCGGGCAAGACCATCGCCGAGGAACTGGGCGAGCGCGTCGTCTTCGTGCCGACCGACGTCACCGACGAGGCCGCCGTCACCACGGCCCTGGACGCCGCCGCCTCGCTGGGCGATCTGCGCGTCGTGGTCACCTGTGCGGGCATCGCGACCCCGGGCCGGGTCGTGGGCCGCAAGGGTCCGTTGCCGCTAGCAACCTTCCGGCAGGTGATCGAGGTCAACCTGATCGGCACCTTCAACGTCCTCCGCCTCGCCGCCGAACGGATGATCGCCCTTCCGCCCACCGAGGACGGCGACCGCGGGGTCGTGGTGATGACGGCCTCCATCGCGGCCTACGACGGCCAGATCGGCCAAGCGGCGTACGCGGCCAGCAAGGGCGGCGTCGTCGGCCTCACCCTGACCGCGGCCCGCGACCTCGCCGACAAGGGCATCCGGGTCCTCACCATCGCCCCCGGCACCATGGAAACCCCGATGCTGGCCGGCCTGCCCGAGGAAACCCGGACCGTCCTGGAACAGCAGGTCCCGCACCCGTCCCGCCTCGGCCGCCCCTCTGAGTACGCAGCCCTGGTCCGCCACATCCTCGACAACCAACTCCTCAACGGCGAAGTCATCCGCCTCGACGGCGCCCTCCGCATGCCCCCGCGCTAG
- a CDS encoding type II toxin-antitoxin system VapC family toxin, whose protein sequence is MIYLDACALLKFIKPEAESTALRGWRAALPSEAELLTSELAKLEISRTLLRAGVDHHQVPYFTGQAVRGVYVVDVTSTVLARAMAYRTPRLGSLDAIHLASADAFRAELDEFVTYDKELATAAGDLGFAVGAPA, encoded by the coding sequence GTGATCTACCTCGACGCCTGCGCGCTGCTGAAGTTCATCAAGCCGGAGGCCGAGTCGACCGCGTTGCGCGGCTGGCGTGCCGCACTGCCGTCCGAGGCCGAGTTGCTGACCAGCGAACTGGCGAAACTGGAGATCAGCCGGACCTTGCTCCGGGCCGGGGTCGACCATCACCAGGTCCCGTACTTCACCGGCCAGGCGGTCCGGGGTGTCTACGTGGTGGACGTGACGTCGACGGTGCTCGCCCGGGCGATGGCGTACCGGACGCCGCGGTTGGGGTCGCTCGACGCCATTCATCTCGCCAGCGCCGACGCGTTCCGGGCCGAGCTCGACGAGTTCGTCACCTACGACAAGGAGCTCGCGACCGCCGCCGGTGACCTGGGCTTCGCGGTTGGTGCTCCTGCCTGA